The following proteins come from a genomic window of Nicotiana tomentosiformis chromosome 12, ASM39032v3, whole genome shotgun sequence:
- the LOC104099312 gene encoding probable DEAD-box ATP-dependent RNA helicase 48: MGGGPRTFPGGLNKWQWKRLHEKKARDKEKRLLDQEKQLYQARIRSQIRSKLTTSDEQSYSSHEQQQPNYGPVSPQDHIKSLADRFMKEGAEDLWNQDDGPINTPQHSQHRSGISEPIDLRKLIPQNCSFQKARHFCTNVRNDVAENWRTEIPKFSNSWSRQNNFLMFGWRLFNNNENRNVNNLNSLLNFRCYSVDTRKGNRSRRLGFTRNENSSDEDTEEDEDEDEEEGLSRRSAKMMSSAALGKYDMKTKKRVPLKFVENEDDLSLHVEAIRKEVKERSKHKSESEEEGEKESILSLKRFDECDVSPLTVKALTAAGYVQMTKVQEATLSACLEGMDALVKARTGTGKSAAFLLPAIETVLKASNSKSTQRVPPIDVLILCPTRELASQIAAEANVLLKYHESIGVQTLVGGTRFKEDQKRLESNPCQIIVATPGRLLDHIENKSGFSTRLMGLKMLILDEADHLLDLGFRKDIEKLVDCLPRKRQSLLFSATVPKEVRRVSQLVLKKEHGYVDTVGLGLETNPKVKQFYLVAPHEQHFQLVHHLLTGHISEVPDYKVIVFCTTAMMTSLMFSLFREMKMNVREIHSRKPQLYRTRISDEFKETKRVILITSDVSARGMNYPDVTLVIQIGIPVDREQYIHRLGRTGREGKEGEGILLLAPWEQYFLDDIRDLPMENWPVPHLDPRAQVKIEEAIEKMDASVKEAAYHAWLGYYNSVREIGRDKTTLVELANQFSESIGLQKPPSLFRRTALKMGLKDIPGIRIRK; this comes from the exons ATGGGCGGCGGTCCTCGTACTTTTCCAGGTGGTCTCAACAAATGGCAATGGAAACGCCTTCACGAGAAGAAAGCCCGAGATAAAGAAAAACGACTCCTTGATCAAGAGAAACAGCTTTATCAGGCCCGAATCCGATCTCAAATCCGGTCTAAATTAACTACTTCCGACGAACAATCATATAGCTCTCACGAACAACAACAGCCTAACTATGGCCCAGTTTCACCCCAAGACCATATTAAATCTCTAGCCGATCGATTCATGAAAGAAGGTGCTGAGGATTTGTGGAACCAAGACGACGGCCCAATTAATACTCCACAGCACAGTCAACATCGTTCAGGAATTAGTGAGCCTATTGATTTGCGTAAATTGATTCCGCAAAATTGCAGTTTTCAGAAAGCTAGACATTTCTGTACTAATGTTAGGAATGACGTGGCAGAAAATTGGAGaaccgaaataccaaaattttcgaaTAGTTGGTCGAGACAGAATAATTTTTTAATGTTTGGATGGAGACTGTTTAATAATAATGAGAATAGAAATGTAAATAATTTGAATAGCTTATTGAACTTTAGATGCTATTCTGTGGATACGAGAAAGGGGAATAGGTCGAGGAGATTAGGTTTCACTAGAAATGAGAATTCATCGGATGAAGATACTGAGGAGGACGAAGACGAGGATGAGGAGGAAGGATTAAGTAGAAGGAGTGCTAAAATGATGAGTAGTGCTGCTCTAGGGAAGTATGATATGAAGACAAAGAAGAGAGTTCCATTGAAGTTTGTGGAAAATGAGGATGATTTATCGTTGCACGTGGAAGCGATAAGGAAGGAGGTTAAAGAGCGGAGTAAGCACAAAAGTGAAAGCGAAGAAGAAGGTGAGAAGGAATCGATACTTAGCTTGAAAAG GTTTGATGAATGTGATGTATCTCCTTTGACAGTCAAGGCCCTTACTGCAGcaggttatgtgcaaatgactaAGGTGCAAGAGGCAACACTTTCTGCTTGTCTTGAGG GAATGGATGCTTTAGTTAAAGCAAGGACGGGCACTGGAAAAAGTGCTGCTTTTTTG CTTCCAGCTATTGAAACAGTTCTGAAGGCCTCAAATAGTAAGAGCACCCAAAGGGTCCCGCCGATAGATGTACTTATTCTCTGTCCTACGCGAGAACTTGCCAGTCAGATAGCTGCTGAAGCTAATGTTTTGTTAAAGTACCATGAAAGCATTGGTGTGCAGACACTAGTTGGAGGAACACGGTTCAAAGAAGATCAGAAACGCCTAGAGTCTAATCCATGCCAG ATTATAGTTGCGACACCTGGTAGATTATTAGATCACATTGAGAACAAGTCTGGCTTCTCTACACGATTAATGGGATTGAAGATGCTTATACTTGATGAAGCTGACCACTTACTGGACCTTGGGTTCCGGAAAGACATAGAGAAACTTGTTGATTGCTTGCCTCGGAAAAGGCAGTCTTTACTCTTTTCAGCTACTGTCCCTAAGGAG GTCCGTCGAGTATCTCAACTTGTTCTGAAAAAGGAACATGGTTATGTTGATACGGTGGGTCTCGGTCTGGAAACGAATCCAAAG GTTAAGCAATTTTATCTCGTTGCACCGCATGAACAACATTTTCAACTTGTGCACCATCTTTTGACAGGCCATATCTCAGAAGTGCCTGATTACAAG GTTATTGTTTTTTGTACAACAGCGATGATGACATCCCTCATGTTTTCCCTTTTCCGTGAGATGAAAATGAATGTGAGAGAGATCCATTCACGAAAACCTCAACTTTATCGTACTCGAATCTCCGATGAATTCAAGGAAACAAAGCGTGTAATTCTTATTACCTCCGATGTGTCAGCTCGAGGGATGAATTATCCTGATGTGACACTGGTAATTCAG ATTGGTATTCCTGTTGATCGGGAGCAGTATATACATCGGCTTGGAAGAACCGGGCGAGAGGGCAAAGAAGGAGAAGGCATCCTGTTGCTTGCACCTTGGGAACAATATTTCTTGGATGACATACGAGACCTCCCCATGGAAAACTGGCCGGTTCCACATCTTGATCCTCGTGCTCAAGTCAAG ATAGAAGAAGCAATTGAAAAGATGGATGCTAGTGTCAAAGAAGCAGCTTATCACGCTTGGCTTGGTTATTATAATTCAGTAAGGGAAATAGGCAGAGACAAGACGACGCTTGTCGAGTTAGCTAACCAGTTTAGCGAGTCTATTGGTTTGCAAAAGCCTCCTTCGCTATTCCGTAGAACTGCTCTAAAGATGGGATTGAAAGATATTCCTGGCATTCGGATACGAAAGTAG